One segment of Candidatus Krumholzibacteriota bacterium DNA contains the following:
- a CDS encoding insulinase family protein, which translates to MVHRRTLPTAALIALCAILAGAAAPAIAGSNKSPAIDLGVTVKTLDNGLKVILLEDHSVPVLSRQTFYHVGARNERPGITGISHFMEHMMFNGAERYGPKEFDAVLEANGGYSNAFTSKDMTAYYEDISSDGLELVVDLDSDRMAALALDSTFLCSEMGVVKEERRYSIDNSIFGLMYEELFALAYKAHPYSWPVLGWMSDLDGICRDDCVAYFRTYYAPNNAVLIVAGDFDTDEAFALVERYYGGIRRQEPPAPLRTAEPEQFGERRAEVRKPAALPQLLIGFAATAVSSPDIYAIDVLQTILTTGHSSRLYKRLVRESAIAVEADSWFSWMIDPSLYIFHLTLKADADPAECERIVYEELAAIASGGVTGAEMAKAKNSLEADFQRSMQTVNGKASKIGRYEMLFGDYRTIQEVPGKYRAVTADDVKRVAETYFSPNRRNVVTLVPERAES; encoded by the coding sequence ATGGTGCATCGCAGAACGCTCCCGACGGCGGCGCTGATCGCCTTGTGCGCGATTCTCGCCGGCGCCGCCGCTCCCGCCATCGCCGGGTCGAACAAGTCCCCGGCGATCGATCTCGGCGTCACCGTAAAGACGCTCGACAACGGCCTCAAGGTCATCCTGCTCGAGGACCACTCCGTGCCCGTCCTCAGCCGGCAGACCTTCTACCACGTCGGCGCGCGCAACGAGCGCCCCGGGATCACCGGGATCTCGCATTTCATGGAGCACATGATGTTCAACGGGGCCGAACGCTACGGCCCGAAGGAGTTCGACGCCGTCCTCGAGGCGAACGGCGGCTACTCCAACGCCTTCACCTCGAAGGACATGACCGCCTACTACGAGGACATCTCCTCCGACGGGCTCGAGCTGGTCGTCGATCTCGACAGCGACCGCATGGCAGCGCTCGCCCTCGATTCCACCTTCCTCTGCTCGGAGATGGGGGTCGTCAAGGAGGAACGCCGGTACAGCATCGACAACTCGATCTTCGGCCTCATGTACGAGGAGCTCTTCGCCCTCGCCTACAAGGCGCACCCCTACTCCTGGCCCGTCCTCGGCTGGATGAGCGATCTCGACGGGATCTGCCGCGACGACTGCGTGGCGTACTTCCGCACGTACTACGCGCCGAACAACGCCGTCCTCATCGTCGCCGGCGATTTCGACACCGACGAGGCCTTCGCCCTCGTCGAGCGGTACTACGGCGGGATCAGGAGGCAGGAGCCCCCGGCGCCGCTGCGCACGGCCGAGCCCGAGCAGTTCGGCGAGCGCCGCGCGGAGGTCCGCAAGCCCGCAGCGCTGCCCCAGCTCTTGATCGGCTTCGCGGCGACGGCCGTCTCCTCGCCCGACATCTACGCGATCGACGTCCTCCAGACGATCCTCACCACGGGCCATTCCTCGCGGCTCTACAAGCGGCTCGTCCGCGAGTCGGCGATCGCCGTCGAGGCCGATTCCTGGTTCTCATGGATGATCGATCCCTCGCTGTACATCTTCCATCTCACGCTGAAGGCCGACGCCGATCCCGCCGAGTGCGAGCGGATCGTCTACGAGGAGCTCGCCGCGATCGCCTCCGGGGGCGTCACCGGGGCCGAGATGGCCAAGGCGAAGAACTCGCTCGAGGCCGACTTCCAGCGCAGCATGCAGACGGTGAACGGCAAGGCGAGCAAGATCGGCCGCTACGAGATGCTCTTCGGCGACTACCGGACGATCCAGGAGGTGCCCGGGAAGTACCGGGCCGTCACGGCCGACGACGTGAAACGCGTGGCGGAAACGTATTTCTCGCCGAACCGCCGCAACGTCGTCACGCTCGTTCCCGAGCGCGCCGAGAGCTGA